The nucleotide window CGGCGTGCGTCCACCGCAGTTCGGGGCAGACGGCGGCGGCGCCCGCGTACGCGGCGTCCACGTGCAGCCAGATTCCGTACTCGGCGCAGATCGCCCCGATCTCCGGCAGCGGGTCGATGGCGGTGGTGGAGGTGGTGCCGATGGTCGCCACCACGATGGCCGGCGTGTCGCCGCTGGCCAGGTCGGCCTCGATCGCAGCCCGCAGTGCGCCCGGCAGCATCGCCTGGGTGTCCGGGTCCACCTCGATCGAGCGGATCCCGTCGCTGCCCAGCCCGGCGATCCGTACCGCCTTCTCGATGGAGGAGTGCCCGTGCAGGGAGGCGTACGCGCGGTAGCGCCGGTCGATGCCACTGTGGCGCCAGCGGCCGCCGCTGGCCCGGTGCAGTGCGGTCAGGGTGGCCACCAGTGTCGCCGAGGAGGCCGAGTCCTGGATGACCCCACCGCCGGCGCCGGTGGAGCGAAACCGCGGTGGCAGGTCCAGCAGCTGGGCCAGCCAGTCCATCAGCACCGTCTCCAGCTCGGTGCAGGCTGGGCTGGACGCCCACAGCATGCCCTGCACGCCGAGCCCGGAGCTGACCAGGTCACCGAGCACGCTCGGGCCGGAGGTGTTGGCCGGGAAGTAGCCGAAGAAGCCCGGGTGCTGCCAGTGGGTCAACCCCGGTACGACGATCGAGTCCAGGTCGGCGAGGATCGCCTCGACCGGTTCGCCGCCGGTTGTGGGAGGCGTGCTGGGCAGGGCGGCGGCCACCGTGCCGGGGGGATCGGTAGGGGCGATCGGTAGTTGTTCCACTGTCGCCCAGTAGTCGGCGATCCAGTCGATGACGGCGTGGCCGGCGCGACGGAATTCGTCAGGGTCCATGTGGTGGGCGCTCATCCGAACGAGTTGACCAGCCATTGATCGCGGGGGCAAGACCCCGACCAAGTAACGGTCGTCGATGTTGCGCGTCGGAAAGCGCTTGCCTTACGATGCGCGGGGAGTCGGATCCGTGAGTTCCAGGGCGTTTCACCCCCGATCAGATCGCCGGCCGCCGCCGTCGCGGCGGGGTCGGTCCACTGTGCTTCCCCGGGCAGGGTCGGTGGGCCGCAGCGATCACCACCGGATCCCCGGAGGCAGTGCATGCACCCGTCCAGACATCGGCTGATCCTGCTCGCCGCCACGACGGCGGCCACCGTCGTGGCCGGCACCCTCGGCACGGTCGTCGCCTCGGCCGCCGCCGTCGGCTGCCGGGTCGACTATCAGATCACGAACCAGTGGCAGGGCGGCTTCGGCGCCAACGTCACAGTCACCAACCTCGGCGACCCGGTCAACGGGTGGGCCGTCACCTGGTCGTACGCCGCAGGTCAACAGGTCACCCAGGCGTGGAACACCGCCGTCACCCAGTCCGGTGCGCAGGTCACCGCGCGCAACGTCGACCACAACGTCGCCATCGCCACGAACGGCAGCGCCTCGTTCGGCTTCAACGGTTCGTGGACCGGCAGCAACCCGGTGCCGAGCAGCTTCGCGCTCAATGGCACGACCTGCACCGGCGCCCCACCCACCGAGGAGCCGACCACCCCGCCACCCACCGAGGAGCCGACCACCCCGCCACCCACCACGCCTCCGCCGTCGGCCGGGGTGGTGCAGATGGAGGACCTGGACCGGGGGCTGGTCAGCGTCCGCTCCGGCAGCGGCAACCTGGTGTCCTGGCGACTGCTCGGCACCGAGACCTCCGGGGTGGCGTTCAATCTCTACCGGGGTTCCACAAAGGTCAACGCCAGCCCGATCACCGGCGCCACCAACTACCTCGACAGCGGCGCGGCGGCCGGCTCGGCGTACACCGTGCGGCCCGTGGTGGGCGGCGCCGAGCAGGCGGCGTCGGCGCCGGCGTTGCAGTTCGGCGCGGGTTACCTGGACGTGCCGTTGCAGGTCCCGGCCGGGGGCAGCACCCCGAGCGGCGAGAGCTACTCCTACAGCGCCAGCGACGCCTCCGTCGGTGACCTCAACGGCGACGGCACCTACGAGATCGTGCTCAAGTGGGAACCGTCGAACGCCAAGGACAACTCCCAGTCCGGCTACACCGGCAACGTCTATGTCGACGCGTACACCCTCGCCGGCACCCGGCTGTGGCGGATCGACCTGGGCCGCAACATCCGGGCCGGCGCCCACTACACCCAGTTCCAGGTGTACGACTACGACGGCGACGGCCGCGCCGAGGTGGCCATGAAGACCGCCGACGGCACCCGCTCCGGCACCGGTCAGCTCATCGGCTCGTCGTCGGCGGACTACCGCAACTCCAGCGGCTACGTGCTGTCCGGCCCGGAGTACCTGACCATGTTCAACGGTCAGACCGGCGCCATCGCCTCCACCGTCAACTACGACCCGCCGCGCGGCACGGTGTCGTCCTGGGGTGACTCGTACGGCAACCGGGTGGACCGGTTCCTCGCCGGCACCGCGTACCTGGACGGGCAGCGCCCCTCGCTGATCATGGCCCGGGGTTACTACACCCGCGCGGTGATCGCGGCCTGGGACTTCCGCGACGGCACGCTGCGCAAGCGGTGGACGTTCGACTCGAACTCCTCCGGCAACGGCGCCGCCGCCGGTCAGGGCAACCACCAGCTCTCCGTCGCCGACGTCGACGCCGACGGCCGCCAGGAGATCGTGTACGGGGCCGCCACCATCGACGACAACGGCCGGCTGCTCCACTCGACGGGCAACGGCCACGGCGACGCCATGCACGTCGGGGACCTGGACCCGGGCCGCACCGGCCTGGAGGTGTTCAAGGTCGACGAGGACGCCAGCAAGCCCAGCTCCTACTTCGCCGACGCCCGTACCGGTCAGGTCCTGTGGTCCACGCCGGCGTCCGGCGACAACGGGCGGGGTGTCTCCGCGGACATCTGGGCGGGCAGCCCCGGGGCGGAGTCGTGGTCGTCAGCGGTCGCCGGACTGGCCAACACCAGGGGGCAGAACGTCGGCCGCAAGCCGTCCTCGGCCAACTTCCTCGCCTGGTGGGACGGTGACCCGGTGCGGGAACTGCTCGACGGTACGAAGATCGACAAGTACGGCACCGGTGGTGAGACCCGGCTGCTGGACGGCAGCGGGGTGGCGTCCAACAACGGCACCAAGTCCACGCCGACGCTCTCCGGCGACATCCTGGGCGACTGGCGTGAGGAGGTGATCTGGCGGACCACCGACAGTCGGGCGTTGCGCATCTACAGCACACCCACCCCGACCAGCACCCGGATCTACACGCTGATGCACGACCCGCAGTATCGGGTGGCGATCGCGTGGCAGAACACCGCCTACAACCAACCGCCACACCCGGGGTTCTTCATCGGCAACGGAATGGGCACCCCACCCACGCCGGATATCCACCTACGTTGATGCAACCCCTGGCGGTCCCGAGTGGGGTCGCCTAGGGTGGCAGGCACCGGGCCGCAGCCGCGGAATCCGCTCAGCTCCGGCCCGGTGCGCCACACCGCGGCATTCCCAACCCGTCCCGACCGGGAATGCCGTACCACCACCGGAACCAACATTAGGCACCGTCCGGGTCGGCAGGGTGACGCTGACGTGAAGATCGTGTTTCACGCGCTCCGGCGCAGACCGCCCGCCACCTGCTCGGCGATCAACTCGTACGACCGCACCCGGTCCTGCACGTCGTACACGAGCGTGGTCAGCATCAGCTCATCCGCGCCGGTGCGCTCCACCAGCTCGGTCAGCTGCCGACGCACCGTCTCCGGCGAGCCCATCGCCTGACCGTCGCGGCGCGCCACGACGAACTCCCGCTCGATCTCGGAGTACGGGTACGCCGCCGCCTCGTCGGGCGTCGACAACGGCTCCGGCCGCCCGGAGCGCAACTTCAGGAACGACAGGGCGCTCGGCCCGGCCAACCACTCGGCCCGCTCGTCGGTCTCCGCGCACACCGCGTTGACCGCCACCATCGCGTACGGCTTGTCCAGCCACTGCGACGGCCGGAAGTTCTGTCGGTACAGGGCCAACGCCGGCAGGGTGTTCTGCGAGCTGAAGTGGTGCGCGAAGGAGAACGGCAGACCGAGCAGGCCGGCGAGCTGGGCGCTGAAACCGCTGGAGCCCAACAGCCACACGGCCGGCTGCTCACCGCGGCCCGGGGTGGCGATGATCTGCCCCGGCTTCTCCCCGCTGAAGTAGTTCATCAGGTCCGTCAGCTCGCGCGGGAAACCCTCCGCCGACAGGCCCTCCATGGTGCGCCGCAACGCCAACGCGGTCACCTGGTCGGTGCCCGGCGCCCGCCCGATCCCCAGGTCGATCCGACCGGGGTGCAGCGCCTCCAGGGTGCCGAACTGCTCGGCCACCACCAGCGGCGCGTGGTTGGGCAGCATCACCCCGCCCGACCCCAACCGGATCGTCGACGTGTTCGCCGCCAGGTGCGCCAGCAGCACCGCGGGGGCGGAGCTGGCGATCGCCGGCATGTTGTGGTGCTCGGCCACCCAGAACCGGTGGTAGCCCAACTCCTCGGTGCGACGGGCCAGCTCGGTGGTGGCCTGCAACGCCGCGCCAGCGGTGGTGCCCTTGGCAACCGGAGCAAGATCAAGAACAGACAACGGTACGGTGATCACACGGTCAGCCAACCCGTCGCCGGCCGGCTTTGTTCCGGGATACGGGTTTTCGTCGGCCACCTCACCCGCCGCTCAACCCATCCCGCGCGCCTGCTCGAAGATCAGGCTGGTCTGCGTGTGCTGCACCACCGGGTCGACCGCCAGGTGGTCCAGCACGAAGTCCCGCAACGCGTCGCCGGACGCCGCCCGCACGTGCAACACGTAGTCCTCCGCACCGGCCACGTGGAACACCGACACCACCCCCGGCAGCCGCACCGACCGGGCCCGGAAGGCGTCCACCGCCGCCCGCTCGTGCGCGGTCAACCGCACCGACACCAACGCCTGCAACGGCAGACCGAGCGCGGCCGGGTCCACCTCGGCGTGGAAACCACGGATCGCACCGCGCTCGCGCAACGCCCGCGTACGCGTCAGGCACGTCGACGGCGCCACGCCCACCCGCTCGGCGAGCGCGTTGTTCGGCAGACGGCCATCCGCCGCCAGTTCGGTCAGGATCGCGCGGTCCACCTCGTCCAGGGCCGGATACGGCCGCACATCATTCGGCTCAGGGGACATTCCGCCATCCTCGCCCGAACCCAACACAGAAACAAGCATGATTCACAGAATCATCTGCCGAGCCATTGCTCCCTGACCGCCAGATGTTCGACGCTTCAGCCATGACAACGATGGACACCCGGGCCGTGCACGCCGGCCGCGACGACCTCCGCACCCTCGGCGTGCACGTACCACCCATCGACCTGTCCACCACCAACCCACTGCCCTCCGTCGACGACGGCGGCGCCGCGTACGAGCAACTCGCCACCGGAGGCACCCTCCCCACCGACGGCAGCGCCGTCTACCAACGGCTCTGGAACCCCACGGTCGCCCGCTTCGAAACCGCCCTCGCCGAACTGGAAGGCACCGCCCAGGCCGTCGCCTTCGCCAGCGGAATGGCCGCCCTCACCGCCACCCTGCTCGCCGCCGCCCGCGACGACCACCGGCACGTCGTCGCCGTCCGACCCCTCTACGGCGGCACCGACCACGTCCTCGCCACCGGCCTGCTCGGCACCACAGTCACCTGGTCGCGGCCCGACGAGGTCGCCACCGCCATCCGCCCCGACACCGCACTGATCATCGTCGAGACACCCGCCAACCCCACAGTCGACCTGGTCGACATCGCCGCCCTCGCCGCCTCGGCCGGCGACATCCCACTACTTGTCGACAACACCGTCGCCACCCCCGTCCTGCAACAACCCGCCCGCCACGGCGCCACCCTCGTCCTGCACAGCGCCACCAAGAGCATCGGCGGACACGGCGACGTCCTCGCCGGCGTCGTCGCCTGCGACGACACCTGGGCCGCACGCCTACGCCAGGTCCGCGCGGTCACCGGCGCGATCCTGCACCCCCTCGGCGGCTACCTCCTGCACCGCGGCCTGCAAACCCTGCCGCTGCGAGTCCGCGCCCAACAGGCCACCGCCGAGAAACTCGCCGGCTGGCTCGCCGACCACCCCGCCGTACACCGGGTGCACCACCCCTCGGTGCACGACCCGGCGGCGCTGGTCGGACGGCAGATGGCCGGACCCGGCAGCCTGCTCGCCTTCGAGGTACGCGGCGGCGCGCCCGCCGCGGCCGCCGTCGCCGACGCCTGCCGCCTCATCACCCACGCGGTGTCCCTCGGCGGCGTCGACACCCTCATCCAGCACCCCGCCTCACTCACCCACCGACCGGTCGAGGGCGACGCCAAACCCGCCGCCGCCCTGCTGCGCCTCTCGGTCGGCCTCGAGGACCCCGAGGACCTACGCGCCGACCTCGCCCACGCCCTCGACACGATCGCCTGACCGGTCAGCGCAGCTCGCGGTTGCCCAACACCCGGACGGGCGAACCCTGCCGAGCCACCCGCAGCATCGCCCGGCCGATCCCGTCGGTCGTGGTGACCTGGTTCGGCAGCAACCGACTCAGCACCGGAAACAGCGGACGCGTGACCGCGTACCCGAACCGGTACCACCGCGTCTTCGACACCGCCCCGTACGTCGGCTGGATGAACCCCGGCCGCGCCGCGTAACCGTTGGGAAGCAGATCCATGACCGCGTTCTCGGCGCGACCCTTGACCCGCGCCCACATCACCCGACCCCGACCCGACGAGTCGGTGCCCTGACCCGAGACGTAGACGAACGTGACAGGCGGGCTCACCTCCGCGAACAACCGCGCCGCCGCCATCGGGTAGTCGTAGCTGACCCGCGTGTACGCGGCCTCGTCCAGGCCCAACGAGGACACACCCAGGCAGTAGAAACACGCGTCGACACCTGTCAACTCGGCGCGCACCCCGTCCAACTCGCCCACGTCCGCGACCGTGAGCTCCCGCAGCTTCGGATCCTGCCGGCCGGTCGGCCGCCGACCGACAGTCAGCACCTCCCGCACGTCATCGGCGAGCAGGCACTCGCGCAACACGCCCTGACCGACCATGCCGGTCGCACCGAAGACAACCACCCGCATCGGAACCCACCCCTGTCGCCGCCCACCGCCACCGGCCATCCGCCCGCGCGTCAGCCAGGCTCCCACGGTCGACGCGGTCCGCGCGGTAGCGGTCAGGACTTCGGGCCGACGTGCCGGTCCAGCGTGGCGACCGCGGCGCGCCGCGCCACCGACAGCGAGTTGCGTCGGTTCATCCGCCAGGCGACGCCGAGCAGGTCGAGGCTCCACTGGCAGAGCGCCATGATGTCCGCCGACTCGTTGACGAACATGTAACCCGGGTAGACGTAGTGCCGCCCTCGGGTGGTGACCCGGTTGGCGACGCGGCAGCCGTCGGAGTGGAACAGCCCACGCAGGAAGTCGCCCGGGTGCCGTTCGAGGATCGGTCGCTGCCAGTCGGCCAGGACGATCGGTCGCTCGTGCTTCTTACCCGGGCCGTGCTGCGGGAGCAGGCACGGCCAGTGGGTGCCGCTGCTCTCCACCGAGATGCAGCCCTGCTTGGGGATCCGCTGCACACGGGCGGCGAGCACGGCGAGCATGGCTTCCTCGCACGCGTCGATGAGGTTCGGATAGATGGCCGTGCAAGCGACCCGAAGCACCGGCACCTTCGGTGAGACGGCGAGATGACCGTCGCCCAGGTAGAGACCGAGCAGGTAGGCGTAGGCGGCGGGGTCGGTCGGATTCTCGACACCTTCGCGGCAGCGGAAACACCGCAGCTGCGTGCCCTGGAGCTTCGTCTCCGGCCGGTCGTTGCACCAGTGCCAGACCGTCCGATAGGGCAGACCGACAGCCCGAGCGGTGTCGGCGACAGAACCTCCCGCGAGGAAGAACTGTCGTGCAAGAGCACGGATCTCAGGTGGATGCACATGACGATTTTGGAACAGCCGTACGACACTTTTGGTGCCCCCGGTGGGAGTCGAACCCACACTGTCGGAGGTTTGAGCTCCGCTTCTCTGCCGGTTGGAATACGGGGACGCTTGGCCGAATGCTCTGGTGGCCTCCCATAGGTTACCTACTACGCTGAGGGCGGCGACACCCGGTCGGGTTGGTGTCGGCTTATGACTGGTGGGGGTAGGGCTGGTGGCTGAGATGCCGACGGATGCCGAGCGTAGGCGCGTACTGATCGCCGAGGACGAGGCGCTGATCCGGCTGGACCTCGCCGAGATGCTGGTCGAAGAGGGTTACGAGGTGGTGGGGGAGGCCGGCGACGGCGAGACAGCCGTGCGCCTCGCCGAGGAGTTGAAGCCCGACCTCGTCATCCTCGACATCAAGATGCCGATCATGGACGGGCTGGCCGCCGCCGAGCGCATCGCCGGTGCCCGGATCGCTCCGGTGATCATTCTGACCGCGTTCAGCCAGCGTGACCTGGTGGAGCGGGCGCGGGCGGCGGGCGCGATGGCGTACCTGGTGAAGCCTTTCCAGAAGAGCGACCTGGTTCCGGCAGTGGAGATCGCGCTGTCGCGTTACTCGGAGGTCGCGGCCCTGGAGGCGGAGGTCGCGAGCCTGACCGACCGCCTGGAGATCCGTAAGTCGGTGGAGCGCGCCAAGGGCGCGCTGATGACCACGTACGGGATGACCGAGCCGCAGGCGTTCAAGTGGATTCAGCGCACGGCGATGGACCACCGGATGACCATGAAGGAGGTCGCCGAGCGGATCCTCGCGGAGACCGCCGGCGGCGAAGTGACCCTGCCGGCACCCTGACCGGCGTCGATCCGCGTCGCGGCGGGTAGGGGCGCTGCTCTCGGCGCTCCGCCGTGTTGGTGGCCGCCCGCGGGTCCTTGGTCGGCCCGAGAGGGCGAGGCCGCGGTCGGCGGCGTGGCCCGGCTGACGGCGGCCGCCGCGCTGGTGGCCGCCCGCGGGCGGAGTGTCGAACGGTTACCTGAAACGGGGACCGTCACGGACCGTGGCTCTCGGTCGATGCGGGTGATTCATGGCGGGCGATGGCCGCGCTTTGGCCGGTTTCGGACAGTGGGGACACGGCCGGCGCGGCGTCCGTACCTGAAGATCGACTGCTGATGGCGACGGGCGGTGGGAAAACGCCGCGTGCCTGGTGGCTGCCGTTGTCAGACCTCGATCGGTAACGGACACCTAGCTGTTGATCAGTTACCGAAGAAACAAAGGCGAAGCCGCCTCGCGGCCGACGGTTCTTACAGGGATGGGTTCTGATCCGCCACGGTGTGTAACGGTTCGGTCAACCCGCTCCGGTGGGGCTTACGTCACAGCTCCACGGTGGGATAACGTCCGGCCCCAGACCGGCGACGACGGTCTGGTTCGTCCGCCCCCGCAAGTGCCAATAGCCAGCGGGTGGTTCGGACCATGGGACGAGGAGGGTTCGGGCCTTGAGGCAGAAGCTCGCGCGCGTTATCGGTGGGGTCGCCATGGTGGCGCTCGTCGCCGGTGGAACCGCATGCTCCAGTGGCGACGACGCGGCAGGCGGCGGTGACGCCTGTGGCAGCAAGATCGCATTCTTCGGCGCGTTGACCGGCAGCTCGGCCGCGCTCGGCATCAACGAGAACAACGGTGTCAAGCTCGCCGTTGACAAGTACAACAAGGAAAACGCCGACTGCAAGGTCGAGCTGGCGTCCCTGGACTCGCAGGGCAGCCCCGACCAGGCACCTGGTCTGGCGCAGAAGGCGATCGACGACACCAAGATCCTTGGCGTCGTCGGCCCGGCCTACTCGGGTGAGTCCGAGGCCGCCGGCCCGCTGTTCAACGAGGCCGGCCTGGTGACCATCACCCCGTCCGCGACCCGGCCCAGCCTGGCCGACCAGAAGTGGAAGACCTTCTTCCGCGCGGTCGGCAACGACTTCAGCCAGGGCCCGGCGGCCGGTAACTACATGAAGAACGTGATGAAGGCCGACAAGGTCTACGTCATCGACGACCAGTCCGCGTACGGCGCCGGCCTGGCCGACGAGGTCAAGAAGGTGCTCGGCTCGGCGGTTGTCGGCTCGGACAAGGTCCAGGGCGAGGGCAAGCAGACCGAGTTCTCCGGCGTGGTCACCAAGGTCAAGGCCGCCAACGTGAAGGCGGTCTTCTACGGCGGTTACTACCAGGAGGCCGGCCTGATCCGTAAGCAGCTCACCGCTGCCGGGGTCACCGCGCCGCTGGTCGCCGGCGACGGCGTCAACGACGGTGCGTACATCACCTCCGCTGGTCAGGCGGCGGCCGAGGGCACCATCCTCACCTGCCCGTGCCAGCCGGCCGCTGAGGCCCGGGGCACCTTCGTGCAGGAGTTCAAGGCGCTCAACGGCACCGAACCGGGCACCTACAGCGACACCGCCTACGACGCGGCGAACATCCTGCTGGCTGGTATCAAGGCTGGCAAGAACACCCGTGAGGGTCTGCTGGAGTTCGTGAAGGGTTACAGCGGCGAGGGTGTCTCGGCGAGCTACAAGTTCACCGAGACCGGCGAACTGGACCCGGCTCAGGTCAAGGTCTGGGCCTTCAAGGTCACCGGCGGCAAGGTTGTCCCGGACCAGGAGATCCCGAAGTCCTGATGTTGGTCGCTGCTTCGGCGATTGAGTTGTGATCGCGGGTGCGGCCGGGAGCTGCTCGCTCCCGGCCGCACCCCAATTTTCTCTCCAGACGTGATGGAGCGTCCCTCCCTTGGACTTCAATGGACTGTTCTCCAACTTCGGGGAACTCACCACGACCGGCCTGACCCAGGGCGCGATCTACGCCCTGGTCGCGCTCGGCTACACGCTGGTCTACGGCGTGCTGAGACTCATCAACTTCGCTCACTCCGAGGTCTTCATCGCCGGCGCGTTCGCAGCGATCTGGACCTGGAACGGCTTTGGACTCGACCAGAACTCGCAGGTCAGCGGGATCGGCTCGATCCTGTTCTACCTGCTGGTGGCGATGATCGTCGCCGCCATCGCTTCGGCGGGCACCGCGACGGTGATCGAGCGGGTGGCGTACCGGCCGTTGCGTAAGCGCAACGCCCCGCCGCTGGCCTTCCTGATCACCGCGATCGGCGCCTCGATCGCGATCTCCGAGGCCTTCGGCATCTGGACCCGCCGACTGCCGGAGGGCGCGCCCAGTCTGGTGAGCAGCAAGCCGCTGTTCCACCTCTTCGGCGTGCCGATCGACTCGATCCAACTGCTGACGATCGGCGCGGCGCTGCTGATGATGGTCCTGTTGGACCTCTTCATCAACCGCAGCCGTACCGGCCGGGGCATCCGGGCCGTGGCCCAGGACGCCAACACCGCCGCGTTGATGGGCGTGAACAAGGACCGGATCATCCTGATGGTCTTCATCACCGGTGGCGCCATGGCCGGCGTGGCCGGTCTGCTCTACGACGTGCGGATCCAGACCCTGACCTACAGCGTCGGCTTCCTGCTGGGGCTCAAGGCGTTCACCGCCGCCGTGCTGGGCGGAATCGGCAACCTGCGCGGCGCGCTGATCGGTGGCCTGCTGCTGGGCGTGGTGGAGAACTACGCCGCCGGTCTGTTCGGCAGTCAGTGGAAGGACTTCGCCGCCTTCGCGGTGTTGGTGGTGCTGCTGATGTTCCGGCCGACCGGTCTGCTGGGCGAATCGCTGGGGAGGGCACGAGCATGACGACCGTCCTGGAGAGGGTGCGCTCCGGCCGCGAGGCGGCTGGAGAACGGTGGCGCGGCGCGCCACGCTGGGTGCGCTGGGCGCTGCTGGTCGCGGTGATCGCGTTCTTCTACGCGCTGCCGAACAGGGAGTTCTACCAGTATCTCGGGCCGATCCCGACCCCCGGTGCGAACTTCACGCAGGTGCTCTTCACCGTCTCGATCTACGTGCTGCTGGCCGTCGGGTTGAACATCGTGGTCGGTTTCGCCGGCCTGCTCGACCTGGGCTACTTCGGCTTCTTCGCCGTCGGCGCGTACACCGTCGCGGTGCTGACCTCGCCGAGCAGCAACGTCAAGACGCTCTGGCCGTGGCTGCTCGTGGTGCCGCTGGCGATCGGGCTGACCATGCTCTCAGGCGTGATGCTCGGTACGCCGACGCTGCGCCTGCGCGGTGACTACCTGGCGATCGTGACGCTCGGCTTCGCCGAGATGATCCGGATCGCCGCGGTCAGCTCGGACTTCCTCAAGGGCCAGCGGGGTTTCAACCAGATCCCGCACCCGCCCGGCAAGTACGCCGACGGCAAGCCGTTCTTCGGCGTGCTGGACGCCCGGCCGTACTACTGGCTGGTGCTCACGCTGATCATCCTGGTGGTGATCGGTGTGCGGAACCTGACGCACAGTCGCGTCGGTCGGGCCTGGATCTCGATCCGGGAGGACGAGGACGCCGCGCAGCTGATGGGTGTGCCGACGTTCAAGTTCAAGCTCTGGGCATTCGCCTCGGGTGCCGCGATCGCCGGCCTGGCCGGCGCGCTCTTCGCGGGCAAGCAGAACTTCGTCAACTCGCAGAACTTCGAGCTGCTCAACTCGATCATCATCCTGGCGGCGGTGATCTTCGGCGGCTCGGGCAACATCGTCGGCGCGATCGTCGGCGGTGGCCTGGTGGCGTACATGATCGAGCGGTTCCGCGGCATCGAGCTGTTCGGCGTGGAGCTGTACGAGTACCGGTTCCTGATCTTCGGCCTGGTTCTCGTGGTGATGATGATCTTCCGGCCGGAGGGCCTGATTCCGAACCGACGACGGGCGGCGGAGTTCAAAGACCGTCGCAAGGAGGTGATCGTCGGTGAGTGACACCGATCAGACGCCGGCTGTTCCGGCGCAGGCCGGCGCGCCGGCGATGGAGGCGGTCCCCAGTCGGGAGCCGCTGCTGGAGGTCGACAACGTCACGCTGCGCTTCGGCGGCGTGGTCGCGCTCGACAACGTCAACTTCACCCTCTACAAGGGGGAGATCCTCGGGCTGATCGGCCCGAACGGGGCTGGCAAGACCACCTGCTTCAACGCGATGACCGGCATCTACCAGCCCACCCAGGGCGAGATCCGGTTCCGTGGCGGCAAGATCAGCGGGAAGAAGCGCCACCAGATCACCCAACTGGGCATGGCGCGGACGTTCCAGAACATCCGCCTGTTCCCGGAGATGACCGCCCTGGAGAACGTCCAGGTCGGCGCGGACGC belongs to Micromonospora ureilytica and includes:
- a CDS encoding rhamnogalacturonan lyase family protein; amino-acid sequence: MHPSRHRLILLAATTAATVVAGTLGTVVASAAAVGCRVDYQITNQWQGGFGANVTVTNLGDPVNGWAVTWSYAAGQQVTQAWNTAVTQSGAQVTARNVDHNVAIATNGSASFGFNGSWTGSNPVPSSFALNGTTCTGAPPTEEPTTPPPTEEPTTPPPTTPPPSAGVVQMEDLDRGLVSVRSGSGNLVSWRLLGTETSGVAFNLYRGSTKVNASPITGATNYLDSGAAAGSAYTVRPVVGGAEQAASAPALQFGAGYLDVPLQVPAGGSTPSGESYSYSASDASVGDLNGDGTYEIVLKWEPSNAKDNSQSGYTGNVYVDAYTLAGTRLWRIDLGRNIRAGAHYTQFQVYDYDGDGRAEVAMKTADGTRSGTGQLIGSSSADYRNSSGYVLSGPEYLTMFNGQTGAIASTVNYDPPRGTVSSWGDSYGNRVDRFLAGTAYLDGQRPSLIMARGYYTRAVIAAWDFRDGTLRKRWTFDSNSSGNGAAAGQGNHQLSVADVDADGRQEIVYGAATIDDNGRLLHSTGNGHGDAMHVGDLDPGRTGLEVFKVDEDASKPSSYFADARTGQVLWSTPASGDNGRGVSADIWAGSPGAESWSSAVAGLANTRGQNVGRKPSSANFLAWWDGDPVRELLDGTKIDKYGTGGETRLLDGSGVASNNGTKSTPTLSGDILGDWREEVIWRTTDSRALRIYSTPTPTSTRIYTLMHDPQYRVAIAWQNTAYNQPPHPGFFIGNGMGTPPTPDIHLR
- a CDS encoding transcriptional regulator; this encodes MHPPEIRALARQFFLAGGSVADTARAVGLPYRTVWHWCNDRPETKLQGTQLRCFRCREGVENPTDPAAYAYLLGLYLGDGHLAVSPKVPVLRVACTAIYPNLIDACEEAMLAVLAARVQRIPKQGCISVESSGTHWPCLLPQHGPGKKHERPIVLADWQRPILERHPGDFLRGLFHSDGCRVANRVTTRGRHYVYPGYMFVNESADIMALCQWSLDLLGVAWRMNRRNSLSVARRAAVATLDRHVGPKS
- a CDS encoding pyridoxal-dependent decarboxylase; this encodes MDPDEFRRAGHAVIDWIADYWATVEQLPIAPTDPPGTVAAALPSTPPTTGGEPVEAILADLDSIVVPGLTHWQHPGFFGYFPANTSGPSVLGDLVSSGLGVQGMLWASSPACTELETVLMDWLAQLLDLPPRFRSTGAGGGVIQDSASSATLVATLTALHRASGGRWRHSGIDRRYRAYASLHGHSSIEKAVRIAGLGSDGIRSIEVDPDTQAMLPGALRAAIEADLASGDTPAIVVATIGTTSTTAIDPLPEIGAICAEYGIWLHVDAAYAGAAAVCPELRWTHAGLEYADSYCFDPHKWLLTGFDCDAFWVADRAELIEALTVLPEFLRNAATESGAVIDYRDWQVPLGRRFRSLKLWFVLRWYGAEGLRAHIRSSVALAERFAERIRADDRFELAAAHPFSLVCFRLRADDDTNAALLASANATGRVYLTHTRVAGRYTLRLAVGAPQTTEAHIDEAWTLLSEAATTPPTP
- a CDS encoding epimerase encodes the protein MRVVVFGATGMVGQGVLRECLLADDVREVLTVGRRPTGRQDPKLRELTVADVGELDGVRAELTGVDACFYCLGVSSLGLDEAAYTRVSYDYPMAAARLFAEVSPPVTFVYVSGQGTDSSGRGRVMWARVKGRAENAVMDLLPNGYAARPGFIQPTYGAVSKTRWYRFGYAVTRPLFPVLSRLLPNQVTTTDGIGRAMLRVARQGSPVRVLGNRELR
- a CDS encoding LLM class flavin-dependent oxidoreductase is translated as MITVPLSVLDLAPVAKGTTAGAALQATTELARRTEELGYHRFWVAEHHNMPAIASSAPAVLLAHLAANTSTIRLGSGGVMLPNHAPLVVAEQFGTLEALHPGRIDLGIGRAPGTDQVTALALRRTMEGLSAEGFPRELTDLMNYFSGEKPGQIIATPGRGEQPAVWLLGSSGFSAQLAGLLGLPFSFAHHFSSQNTLPALALYRQNFRPSQWLDKPYAMVAVNAVCAETDERAEWLAGPSALSFLKLRSGRPEPLSTPDEAAAYPYSEIEREFVVARRDGQAMGSPETVRRQLTELVERTGADELMLTTLVYDVQDRVRSYELIAEQVAGGLRRSA
- a CDS encoding trans-sulfuration enzyme family protein, whose translation is MFDASAMTTMDTRAVHAGRDDLRTLGVHVPPIDLSTTNPLPSVDDGGAAYEQLATGGTLPTDGSAVYQRLWNPTVARFETALAELEGTAQAVAFASGMAALTATLLAAARDDHRHVVAVRPLYGGTDHVLATGLLGTTVTWSRPDEVATAIRPDTALIIVETPANPTVDLVDIAALAASAGDIPLLVDNTVATPVLQQPARHGATLVLHSATKSIGGHGDVLAGVVACDDTWAARLRQVRAVTGAILHPLGGYLLHRGLQTLPLRVRAQQATAEKLAGWLADHPAVHRVHHPSVHDPAALVGRQMAGPGSLLAFEVRGGAPAAAAVADACRLITHAVSLGGVDTLIQHPASLTHRPVEGDAKPAAALLRLSVGLEDPEDLRADLAHALDTIA
- a CDS encoding Lrp/AsnC family transcriptional regulator, yielding MSPEPNDVRPYPALDEVDRAILTELAADGRLPNNALAERVGVAPSTCLTRTRALRERGAIRGFHAEVDPAALGLPLQALVSVRLTAHERAAVDAFRARSVRLPGVVSVFHVAGAEDYVLHVRAASGDALRDFVLDHLAVDPVVQHTQTSLIFEQARGMG